gagaaaaataaagaatgctGCAGACAACTGTTGTATAATTTGGTACTGCAAAAGGGAAAAGCTATTTGTCTGACATGGGAATTGAGGAATGATGATATTGTGACCAGTTTGAATGGTGCAGAATATAGGCAGCATGGCCACAGAAGACATCCTATCCCATATGGTAGACAAAATTATAGGTTCAACAGATAGTAAAACTTCATTCCTGTTCAATCTTCATGTCCTAAGTGTCTGCTGTAAAGCAGTAATTAAAAAACGTATAAAACAACTGAAAGAAAGAACAGTGACTATTTACATTTGTGAAAAAAAGCAAAAAGTTGTTTTAATTCACATAGGATCTGTACTTTGAATGCTTATATTCAAATGATTTTGTTAATTTTTATAAGAAAAAAATTGTAAAGTAAAAGCAGTGGTCTGGACTGGGCTTTTGTAGTTTGTAACCATTAACGAGGTTTTCCCTATAAATTTTTACATTTAAAGttagtcattgttgtaataactgtaaagtgctttggaacagATTAAAGACAAAAACAATGCTATATGGATGCAAATGTTTTAATGTCATATTATTTGTTTAATCTGGAGGCTAATCATAATTAAGTTTAAGGTACTTAACACAAATATTTACATTTGGTATTTTAAAGTAGTTTTGCTGCACAAATTAATCTGAAGAGAATTTAACAAAGTTCTCATTTGCAATTGTTAAACAGATTATCTGTAATTGCTTTCGAAGATTTAACTAAATGATTAACTGTTGACATTATGTCTGCTAAAAGTCCAATATTCCATACATCTGAACTATTTCATTGAAAACAACTCATCAGGATTTTAACTTGAATTTATCCTTGATAATACAGTATGCTGTGATAATATATTTTGCATATATAAATAAGATATTTTGTGAACAGATGTGTAGATGTAGGATGgagaaagaaaagatttataagggaggGCAAACCCATAATCCCCCAAAAGGAACATATGCTGTtgacttaaaaaaaacagaaccagACATAATGCCAGTAGTGATTAAAGTGTTTACAACAATATTAAACACTAATGTTTTGTTGAGTCTTGAACACTTTTTAATTGATGAGCAATCTTTGTAAAGATTATTTTGATTAGagaaatatcaaaataaaatttaagattTATCTTATTGACTTACATGCAAATTTAATGACGGCAAATTTCTCCTAGATATATACTCAACCATGAACATATATCAcagtcaaaaaaaaatccttgataGTTTGATTCCCAAACATTTTCCCACTGTGACCCCatttcaaattttgaaaatgGTCATGACCCCTCAACGAAAACAGAGAGAGTGGGCTGGGGGGTGCTCTGTGAGGGCAGCGGTATGTTAAAGAGGGACCACAGCTGTTATAACTCTATCAGAACTCCACATTGTTGTCTCAGTGTTTGCGATTCCAAAGTTTCAGTTCTCAACACCACTTTGGGTCCTGACCCCCATTTTGGGAAGCCTTGTGTGTTATTCAAAACTGCTCACGTATTGGTTAGCACTTAAATCTTTCAACCAAACTATCCCACAGACACTATATTATACTTCAGCCAAAATCctaaaaaaatctttaaatgcACACGGTACTGTTAGTTCCTGCTATGTCACATCATGGTGACTACAGTATACGCAAACAAacaccaaacctgtacatctaAGAAATGAGGTCATCACTCAACTGACAAGCCTTGCATAGAACATGGATGATAACATTTTACACATTGAATAGCTGGCTGCCAATTGCTTTGAAGTGGTACACTATGATTTATAGTTTACAAAATAAATGTGTACCTTAAAAAGTTATGAACATAAAACAATAGgaagttttcttttgttcaggAAGCAGCAAAGCATTTCACAGCTTATCAAGGTTTCTCTAAGAATACAAGATTGGGGGCAGAACGCATTCGCAATACAGACTGAAGGAGGAATGTAGGCTAAATATTCAACAGAAATACTCAACTTTAGGACAGTTGATGACTGAACAAGAATGCCATGCAGAAACAGTTGCACTTACATCGGCATTCAAACATAACTAGAAGCACGTGGCCTCGGAAACATTTACAAACACCCACCTGTGGATGGTGGAGCAAGAGACAGAAAAGAGATGGCCAGCCAAACCATGGCCGGACGTGGATGAAGGTAGAAGCTGTGTGGATATGTTGGGCGACGGGGATTGGACAGCAAAAGTGATAGTGATGGGGTGGGGCAACATTTAACTGTGTGGGTAGGTGTGTAGGTGATGCAGAAAAACAGACCGCCAAACACACTCCACTGCAGGTGAAGTTGTGGGCAGATGTTTGACAATCTCATGAACAGTCAAAGGGTAGGGTCTGGgtaaggggagagggagaggggaggtgAAGGTGTGTCCTGGTCACTCACTACATACCCAGTCTCCGTTGGCGCGGATCCAGTCGGTGAGGCTGCTGTCCAGGTACGCGGTCATCCAGGTGGCGATGTTGTCGACGAGCGATGCCATGTCCCTCCTCTTGGCGCTCTCCACGCACAGGGTGCCCCCGAACACGAAGAAAGCCACCACCCGGCCCCAGTTGACCCCGTCGCGGAACAGCTCCTCGGCCACCGCCTCGAAGCGGCCGCGGGCGCTCTCGGGCTCGAAGCGCATCTGCAGCGCGATGTCGGCGAACTCCTGCTGGTACTGGCGCTCGAAGCTGTCGCCCACCTCCCGGAGCACGCGGTGCGCTTTGTCGGCGGCGGCGGTGCTGGCCCGGGCCCGGGCCCCGGTCCCGGTGCGGGTCCGCCCGGGGCTCGGTGAGCCGGCGGGGGTCGGAGAGCCGGCTGCTGACTCCAGGGGCTCCTCCCACACAAACCCCTGGCGGGACAGACGGTAGTACAGGTAATGGCAAACCAACTCACGGCTACTGTAAGGCATCTCGATCCAGccggggggaggaggaggaggaggagaagataATGATGATGATAAAAGATgtcacaacaacaacaacaacaacgagGTTCAAATCCTGTATCACAGCCAACAGCAGCACATCCCTGCAAGCACTTAGAGGGTCCACTTCGTTggataagtgttttattcccccaaaaaaaaactccttcAAGGTGTCAAACTTCAATTGGTCCCTTGCAACCTTACTCAATTCGATTTTCTGCCTTCAGACATGTTCCCTTTCTTGGTCAATCTTCCTCGTTAAAAATCGTTCcctttttttccttccttttacccgttttaattccactttccttgcGTTGCGGCAACggattcctcttttttttttcggTCGATTGCAAATCGCTCCCTCTTCTTATTCTGAACGCATTCTcttatattttttttcccccgccgccgccgccgcttTTGGACAGAGTTTGCTGTCTTGATGTTGCGAGACGATGTGGGAACTGGCCCCGGGGGTAGTTTTGAGAGATTTTTCAGCTCCGTCGGTTGAAGGAGAAAGGAATTGTTCTGTCTGACATACGCTCCCTCTCGTTATGATGGCAGTGAACTAGGgattttgtgtgtgtctgttgctgctgctgctgttgctgcttccAGCCTAGTCGCTCCGAAACCTGACGTGTAGATAGATGATAGATGTGAGAGGGGAGCGGGAGAGGCTTTGCCACAGccaactgctgcttcacagtcgGTGAGTGAAGGAAGGAAAAGGGGAGCGAGCGACAATCCCAAAGcggtgggagtggggtgtggggagtgagtgagtgaagctGCCCGCTTCCCACAGTCAGAGCAAGGAGATCCGAAACTGCTGCAGCTCCTCCTCGACAGGCACttgaagggggagggagggaggaagggggCAAGTTGGTGATGTTTGACAACCCCCTCCCCCCGTTTTTCCCCCCCTAGACCCCGCCGGCAAGCACTACCCACCCCGCCCCACACTTGCCTCCCAAGCGGTTTTTCTTTTCCTGTGCAGAGCTCGGTTCACCgccccttccctccctccctccccccacgaCTCCTGAAAACCCGGCGGAGAAGATATGTCCTGCAGCTCCCAGTCACCTCCACAGCGGCTGCACCCAGCCAGAGGGAAAAGTCCTCGGACTCTGCAATCTCCAATTCCCTTCTTGCTTGCTTcctgcagtcagtcagtcagtcagagcCCCAGGGCACAGACCTCCCTCTCTCATTTTCACACTCTGCACTtcattctcttccccagaaaacaCGCAATATCCTGCACGTCACCGCTTTTGCCGCCCATGGCATGTTCATTCACTAAAATCTCTCAGAGCCCCGAGTGGGAGGCGCCAGGCTCCTCCGCCCAGCTTGCACAAGCCTCTCTCCTCGgctcgctcgctcgctcgctTCGGACATTTGCAAAGCCTCAGCCCTTTCAGCAAAATGTCTTTCCCGCGGTGGAGCCCCCTCGAAACCGGGAAGAAGCGAGAAAGGTTTTGAGCGCAGTCCACAAACGCAGCAATCCATTCGTTGTTTTTGTTATGGAGGGTGGGAGCTAACTAGACGTGGACAGGAATCGCACGAACTGGCGGATCATTTCTCGCCAGTTAATGTGTTACAGGCTGCTGCCCTTTCCGATGCAAAATCTGAATTGCAGATGGAAACCTCGGGTGGGCTGTAAGGACTGTCGGCAAGCTCCCCTCAATTTGTTGATGTATGCAAGCTGTGTAGCAGTTTTCAGATAAATAATGTTCGTTAATATTGAGCCAGGGTTGTGCTGAACACAGAGACACAAGATGGAGTAATGTGGTTGAAAGCAATCGAGCTGAAGGGATTTGAGCTTTAGGTTCAGTTCTCCAAGATAAAGCCGGTATTGTCAGTCAGTGATCAACTCCATAGGCCATGTAGAGGATACATGCAAGAAGACGTTAAGAAatgaatgtaattggaaaatattAATCACTCGAGTAGTTCTGTCATCCGAACCTAATGACTGACAGTATATCCTTGTCGGTGGTCCCTTGATTGGAAACACAGATGATAGGAGCAggaatggccattcagcccagaccAGCCGCTCCGCCTGTCAGCATGATGATGGCTGTATCCCAactgttctgaaaaaaaatcacacaacaccaggttataatccaacagttaaaaatcacacaacaccaggttataatccaacagttaaaaatcacacaacaccaggttatagtccaacaggtttaattggaagcactagctttcggagcgacgctccttcatcaaatgtCTGTGAAGCAGCACCATAAGACCCAGCAAAATATTAGAAAATATGagatagaaaaataaaaacaaattgttgggaaaacttaGGTTTGGCAGGaacacggaaacaggcctttcagcccaacttgtccatgctaaccaagtttcctgaactgaacaaattccatttgcctgcgtttggcccatatccctctaaatctctcctatccatgtacctctccaaatgtcttttaaatgttgtaattgcacctgccacttcctctggcagcttattccatacacacaccatcctctgcacgaAAGGTTGTCTCTCAACCCCctttccctcttaccttaaacctatgccctctggttttggactcccctacactggggaaaaaaccttagctattcaccttatctatgcccctcatggtcttATGAACTCTATGAGGTCATTGCTCAGTCTTCTACACTCTAGGGAAAAATGTCCCGGCAAGATCCCATGTTTCCAGGTCAGTGATGGTGAGAAGGGGTTCAGGTGGGGAATAAAGTTAGTGGAGGAAGAGAATGGGGTGGGCATGTGGCTCTCAGCAGGGTGTGTTATACTTCCCAATGCCAGGACCCTCAATCAGGCAATGTGCCTTTGAATGAGGAGAATCATTGAAACTGGTAAGCACCCATGCCAGGGTTTAATTGTTGTGCAATAATAGCAAGTCCCTCACCTGCACTGGGTTAGTATCAGCATTTGGCAAGATGAACCCTTAAAGTAGGCATTGCCATCATGTGCCAGCTTTTCACTTGATTAAATGGAACCTGCTGTGGGCCTGGGCAGATGATTTACATAATAAAACGAAAGCAAGCTAAATAACAAGTTTTAAACTGTTCATTCTCTCGGTGATGAAAATAACGGTGTCACTAACTGCAATACACCAAATGGCTCCACGAAACATTAG
The sequence above is drawn from the Chiloscyllium plagiosum isolate BGI_BamShark_2017 chromosome 5, ASM401019v2, whole genome shotgun sequence genome and encodes:
- the LOC122549716 gene encoding apoptosis regulator Bcl-2-like isoform X2, with the protein product MPYSSRELVCHYLYYRLSRQGFVWEEPLESAAGSPTPAGSPSPGRTRTGTGARARASTAAADKAHRVLREVGDSFERQYQQEFADIALQMRFEPESARGRFEAVAEELFRDGVNWGRVVAFFVFGGTLCVESAKRRDMASLVDNIATWMTAYLDSSLTDWIRANGDWMLPDQFFQHFLSLNMVKI
- the LOC122549716 gene encoding apoptosis regulator Bcl-2-like isoform X1: MPYSSRELVCHYLYYRLSRQGFVWEEPLESAAGSPTPAGSPSPGRTRTGTGARARASTAAADKAHRVLREVGDSFERQYQQEFADIALQMRFEPESARGRFEAVAEELFRDGVNWGRVVAFFVFGGTLCVESAKRRDMASLVDNIATWMTAYLDSSLTDWIRANGDWDAFVDLYGNNMEPLFDIPWPSLRTVLGIAAVGACITFAYLAHQY
- the LOC122549716 gene encoding apoptosis regulator Bcl-2-like isoform X3, whose product is MPYSSRELVCHYLYYRLSRQGFVWEEPLESAAGSPTPAGSPSPGRTRTGTGARARASTAAADKAHRVLREVGDSFERQYQQEFADIALQMRFEPESARGRFEAVAEELFRDGVNWGRVVAFFVFGGTLCVESAKRRDMASLVDNIATWMTAYLDSSLTDWIRANGDWAFSLQMKIILT
- the LOC122549716 gene encoding apoptosis regulator Bcl-2-like isoform X4; this translates as MPYSSRELVCHYLYYRLSRQGFVWEEPLESAAGSPTPAGSPSPGRTRTGTGARARASTAAADKAHRVLREVGDSFERQYQQEFADIALQMRFEPESARGRFEAVAEELFRDGVNWGRVVAFFVFGGTLCVESAKRRDMASLVDNIATWMTAYLDSSLTDWIRANGDWISSF
- the LOC122549716 gene encoding apoptosis regulator Bcl-2-like isoform X6, which codes for MPYSSRELVCHYLYYRLSRQGFVWEEPLESAAGSPTPAGSPSPGRTRTGTGARARASTAAADKAHRVLREVGDSFERQYQQEFADIALQMRFEPESARGRFEAVAEELFRDGVNWGRVVAFFVFGGTLCVESAKRRDMASLVDNIATWMTAYLDSSLTDWIRANGDWVL
- the LOC122549716 gene encoding apoptosis regulator Bcl-2-like isoform X5, with translation MPYSSRELVCHYLYYRLSRQGFVWEEPLESAAGSPTPAGSPSPGRTRTGTGARARASTAAADKAHRVLREVGDSFERQYQQEFADIALQMRFEPESARGRFEAVAEELFRDGVNWGRVVAFFVFGGTLCVESAKRRDMASLVDNIATWMTAYLDSSLTDWIRANGDWLQL